The following are encoded together in the Robertmurraya sp. FSL R5-0851 genome:
- the upp gene encoding uracil phosphoribosyltransferase, with the protein MAKVYVFDHPLIQHKLTYIREKNTGTKDFRELVDEVATLMAFEITRDMPLEEIEIDTPVSTMKSNVLSGKKIGIVPILRAGIGMVDGILKLIPAAKVGHIGLYRDPETLMPVEYYVKLPSDVEERDFIVVDPMLATGGSAIEAIHSLKKRGAKNIKFMCLIAAPEGVDALKEAHSDVDIYIAALDEKLNDHGYIVPGLGDAGDRLFGTK; encoded by the coding sequence ATGGCAAAGGTATATGTGTTTGATCATCCCCTCATTCAGCATAAGCTTACATACATCCGCGAAAAAAATACAGGAACTAAGGACTTCCGTGAGCTAGTAGACGAAGTGGCAACATTAATGGCGTTCGAAATTACTCGTGACATGCCGTTAGAGGAAATCGAAATCGATACACCAGTAAGCACAATGAAATCAAATGTGTTATCTGGGAAGAAAATAGGAATTGTGCCTATTTTACGTGCGGGAATTGGAATGGTAGATGGAATCTTAAAGCTTATCCCTGCAGCAAAGGTTGGTCATATCGGTCTGTATCGTGACCCAGAAACATTGATGCCAGTTGAATACTACGTTAAGTTACCAAGCGACGTAGAAGAGCGCGACTTCATCGTAGTTGACCCAATGCTTGCAACAGGTGGTTCAGCGATTGAAGCGATCCACTCATTGAAAAAGCGTGGCGCGAAGAATATTAAATTCATGTGCCTAATCGCAGCACCAGAAGGCGTGGACGCTCTTAAAGAAGCGCACTCGGATGTAGATATCTATATCGCAGCACTAGACGAAAAATTAAACGACCACGGATACATCGTCCCTGGACTAGGTGACGCTGGAGACCGTTTGTTTGGAACGAAGTAA